A genomic segment from Pleurodeles waltl isolate 20211129_DDA chromosome 9, aPleWal1.hap1.20221129, whole genome shotgun sequence encodes:
- the GNG3 gene encoding guanine nucleotide-binding protein G(I)/G(S)/G(O) subunit gamma-3 — protein MKGETPVNSTMSIGQARKLVEQLKIEASMCRIKVSKAAADLMTYCDSHTCEDPLITPVPTSENPFREKKFFCALL, from the exons ATGAAGGGAGAGACCCCGGTGAACAGCACAATGAGCATCGGACAGGCGCGGAAACTGGTGGAGCAGCTCAAGatagaggccagcatgtgcaggatCAAA GTATCTAAGGCTGCTGCAGATCTCATGACCTACTGTGACTCTCACACCTGCGAGGACCCACTGATAACACCGGTGCCCACCTCAGAGAACCCCTTCCGTGAGAAGAAGTTCTTCTGTGCCCTGCTGTGA